A window from Terriglobales bacterium encodes these proteins:
- a CDS encoding S8 family serine peptidase translates to MTVWLLLLFSFAAPATCAGTMQNYIVLYHAKGVPTGASTAIKQAGGTLLASYGQIGVVIARSDNDAFAANLLNDTRIESVVATTGLASRINDDNVNDGTNVPAINTPAPGSDNLSGLQWDMDQIQAPAARAITGGSSSVVVGDIDTGLDYTHPDLAPNVDFSNSVSCIGGVPNTSPAAWFDENGHGTHTAGTIAAAKNGIGIVGVAPNVKIAGIKAGDANGFFFPEAVVCAFMWAGTHKLQVTNNSYFADPYLFNCANDPAQHAIWKAEQRAIMYAIQRGVTVVAAMNNSADDLAHPTMDATSPDNTTPVLREITNACRVVPVEVSGVIGVTANGNLGLKSFYSNYGVGTAQVIAPGGDSILQLTAAAPNGRVLSTWPASLAGTCLRKVFDGPALYCYLQGTSMASPHVAGVAALIMSTGITSPGAVAAQINNTADATPCPSDLSIYSFFPAVDNGAPQVCQGGTGYNGFNGHGQVNALSAVTQ, encoded by the coding sequence GTGACGGTCTGGCTGTTGCTGCTATTCTCTTTTGCGGCACCAGCAACATGTGCAGGCACGATGCAGAACTACATCGTGCTCTACCACGCAAAAGGGGTGCCGACCGGCGCATCCACCGCGATAAAGCAGGCAGGCGGCACGCTCCTCGCCAGTTACGGCCAAATTGGAGTTGTCATCGCCCGTTCCGACAACGACGCCTTCGCCGCCAACCTCTTGAATGACACCCGGATTGAGAGCGTTGTGGCGACGACCGGCTTGGCCAGCCGAATTAATGACGACAACGTGAATGACGGGACCAACGTTCCCGCCATCAACACACCCGCCCCCGGGTCGGATAACCTCTCGGGTCTGCAATGGGACATGGACCAGATTCAGGCCCCGGCAGCCCGGGCCATCACTGGAGGCAGCAGTTCGGTGGTGGTCGGCGACATTGACACCGGATTGGATTACACCCATCCCGACCTCGCGCCCAACGTGGATTTCAGCAACAGCGTTTCCTGTATCGGCGGGGTTCCGAACACCAGTCCAGCAGCTTGGTTCGACGAAAACGGCCATGGGACGCACACGGCAGGCACGATTGCGGCCGCAAAGAACGGCATCGGTATCGTTGGTGTCGCGCCCAACGTGAAGATTGCCGGCATCAAGGCGGGCGACGCCAACGGGTTTTTCTTTCCCGAAGCCGTGGTCTGCGCCTTCATGTGGGCAGGTACCCACAAACTGCAGGTCACGAATAACAGCTACTTTGCTGACCCATACCTGTTCAACTGCGCCAACGATCCCGCCCAGCACGCCATCTGGAAGGCGGAACAGCGCGCCATAATGTACGCCATTCAGCGGGGCGTTACCGTTGTCGCTGCGATGAATAACTCGGCCGACGACCTCGCGCATCCGACGATGGACGCCACCAGCCCCGACAACACCACACCCGTTTTGCGAGAGATCACCAACGCCTGTCGCGTTGTGCCGGTTGAAGTATCCGGCGTGATTGGCGTCACGGCAAATGGGAACCTGGGACTCAAGTCGTTTTACTCGAACTATGGCGTAGGAACCGCACAGGTGATCGCTCCCGGAGGCGACTCGATTCTGCAGCTCACAGCTGCAGCCCCGAATGGGCGCGTTCTTTCGACCTGGCCCGCAAGCCTCGCCGGAACCTGTTTGCGAAAAGTGTTTGATGGTCCTGCATTGTATTGCTACCTGCAGGGCACTTCGATGGCATCACCACACGTGGCCGGAGTGGCAGCCCTGATCATGAGCACCGGTATCACGTCGCCGGGAGCCGTGGCAGCACAAATCAACAACACGGCCGATGCAACCCCGTGTCCATCTGACCTTTCGATCTACAGCTTTTTCCCGGCCGTGGATAACGGGGCGCCCCAGGTATGCCAGGGCGGGACGGGTTACAACGGCTTCAATGGCCACGGACAGGTGAACGCGCTTTCGGCGGTTACTCAATGA
- a CDS encoding thiamine phosphate synthase, giving the protein MFLYYITDRRQLSGTDAEQREALLGKISQATRCGVDFIQLREKDLSARELLCLAEEARARIAQHAARGTGNSRVITRLTINSRLDVALAAGADGVHLRSDDISAADARAVSMAAGGARPLSPDRFLVACSCHTAEEVRRAEADGADLVVFAPVFEKSGEPGVGLEGLRAACLGTPPAKTPEPSPAIKIPVLALGGVTVENASACLAAGAAGIAGIRLFQDHDMEEVVARLRKTDRPID; this is encoded by the coding sequence ATGTTTCTCTATTACATCACCGATCGCCGCCAACTTTCGGGTACCGACGCGGAACAGCGAGAGGCACTGCTCGGCAAAATTTCCCAGGCGACGCGCTGCGGTGTGGACTTCATCCAGCTGCGTGAAAAAGATCTCAGCGCACGCGAGTTGTTGTGCCTGGCCGAAGAAGCACGGGCAAGAATCGCGCAACACGCAGCGAGGGGGACCGGGAACTCGCGCGTGATAACCCGCTTGACTATCAATTCGCGCCTCGATGTTGCCCTCGCCGCCGGCGCCGACGGCGTCCATCTGCGCTCCGACGATATTTCCGCCGCCGATGCGCGCGCGGTTTCCATGGCGGCGGGCGGCGCAAGGCCCCTGAGCCCGGATCGCTTCCTAGTCGCCTGTTCTTGCCATACGGCAGAGGAGGTGCGGCGCGCGGAAGCAGACGGCGCCGACCTCGTCGTGTTTGCGCCGGTGTTCGAGAAAAGCGGAGAGCCCGGTGTCGGATTGGAAGGGCTGCGCGCCGCATGCCTCGGTACACCACCGGCCAAGACACCCGAGCCTTCGCCGGCAATCAAGATTCCGGTGCTCGCCCTTGGCGGGGTGACGGTCGAGAACGCGAGCGCTTGTCTTGCGGCAGGCGCCGCGGGCATCGCCGGCATTCGCCTGTTTCAGGACCACGACATGGAAGAAGTGGTAGCGCGGTTGCGAAAGACTGATCGACCAATCGACTGA